Proteins encoded within one genomic window of Lampris incognitus isolate fLamInc1 chromosome 1, fLamInc1.hap2, whole genome shotgun sequence:
- the spon2b gene encoding spondin-2b, producing MDITRNTFSNFGVFQHFALVTLSFLVHCVKPMPVPTAAPFCTASETAHYSLKFTGKWTQSAFPKQYPVYRPPAQWSDLMGVTHSSDFHMWQRNEFASNGVREFTERGEAWTLMKEVEAAGERIQSVYGVFSAPAVVGGTGQMHTEIDVFARHSYLSFMVRIVPSPDWFVGVDTFNLCEGDQWKESVTLELYPYDAGTDSGFTFSSPNFETIPQEKVTQITSSLPNHPANSFYYPRLKHLPPMAKVTLTKTTKKTNQIISLPLEPTQSNQLPTGNEIEDKLTDTPLDCEVSVWSPWGLCKANCGDSGMQHRTRYVLMHHANHGTPCPPLEEERKCIPDNCL from the exons ATGGATATCACAAGAAACACCTTCTCCAACTTTGGGGTGTTCCAACATTTTGCTCTTGTGACTTTGAGCTTCCTGGTCCACTGTGTTAAACCAATGCCTGTTCCTACTGCTGCCCCCTTCTGCACGGCCTCTGAAACTGCCCACTACAGCCTAAAGTTTACCGGCAAGTGGACGCAGTCTGCTTTCCCCAAGCAATACCCAGTCTACCGGCCCCCTGCACAGTGGTCTGATCTGATGG GGGTGACCCACAGCTCTGACTTCCACATGTGGCAACGTAATGAGTTTGCCAGCAATGGAGTAAGGGAATtcacagagagaggggaggccTGGACGCTTATGAAGGAAGTGGAGGCGGCCGGCGAACGCATCCAGAGCGTCTATGGAGTCTTCTCCGCTCCTGCTGTTGTGGGAGGCACGGGCCAGATGCACACCGAAATCGATGTCTTCGCCAGGCACTCCTAT CTGTCGTTCATGGTGCGTATCGTTCCAAGCCCGGACTGGTTTGTGGGCGTAGACACTTTTAACTTGTGTGAAGGTGACCAATGGAAAGAGAGCGTGACCCTGGAGCTGTACCCCTATGATGCGGGAACAGACAGTGGGTTCACCTTCTCATCTCCTAACTTCGAGACCATTCCTCAGGAGAAAGTCACACAG ATAACCTCCTCCTTACCAAACCATCCTGCCAACTCCTTCTACTACCCCCGCTTGAAGCACCTCCCACCCATGGCCAAGGTGACACTGACAAAGACAACCAAGAAGACCAATCAAATCATCAGCCTTCCACTGGAGCCCACCCAGTCCAATCAACTGCCAACAGGCAACGAGATTGAAGATAAGCTCACAG ACACCCCTCTGGACTGTGAGGTGTCCGTGTGGTCTCCTTGGGGGCTTTGTAAGGCCAACTGTGGAGACTCAGGCATGCAGCACCGCACACGCTACGTCCTCATGCACCATGCCAACCACGGAACACCCTGCCCCCCACTGGAGGAAGAACGAAAGTGTATCCCCGACAACTGCTTATGA